In one Legionella clemsonensis genomic region, the following are encoded:
- a CDS encoding inverse autotransporter beta domain-containing protein, with product MRYFAPPLTFLSLSILLANTAVHADFSPRPFPFIPRALGEVYFGDRTLGEADAMLPFYGNQDGIFYVDGLGKIGSDDGSLESIGAGYRGIHNNTFLWGVYTFGDFNRVDRGPRFSVVNPGLEFMTNLWDVHVNGYFPTSKQKIQSTFLGQQIGTTQYISFSGHREFDNLINLVEETGNGVVASSV from the coding sequence ATGCGCTACTTCGCCCCACCATTGACTTTCTTAAGTCTTTCTATTTTACTTGCCAATACCGCAGTACATGCAGACTTCAGCCCCAGACCTTTTCCTTTTATACCACGGGCCTTAGGTGAGGTTTACTTTGGAGACAGGACACTGGGCGAAGCGGATGCCATGTTACCGTTTTATGGGAATCAGGATGGCATCTTCTATGTAGACGGACTGGGAAAAATTGGTAGTGATGATGGTTCGTTGGAAAGTATTGGCGCAGGCTATCGTGGTATTCATAATAATACTTTCTTATGGGGTGTCTATACTTTCGGTGATTTTAACCGTGTTGATCGGGGGCCGCGTTTTTCTGTCGTTAACCCCGGGCTAGAATTCATGACGAATCTATGGGACGTCCATGTTAACGGCTATTTTCCCACGTCAAAACAAAAAATTCAGAGCACATTCTTAGGCCAACAAATTGGAACCACGCAATATATAAGTTTTTCCGGTCATCGTGAATTTGATAATTTGATAAATCTAGTTGAAGAAACAGGCAATGGCGTTGTGGCGTCATCGGTTTAA
- the rsgA gene encoding ribosome small subunit-dependent GTPase A has protein sequence MSKRRVNKQQSARIEKNQANYRSGKIADGTSFPGLVLTRFSRHAEVEDSSGNHIHCSIRPNIDSLVAGDRIIWQPEGVDQGVIVSRFPRESVLGRPDKRGEFKPVAANITQIMVVVAAKPDLSWALLDSYLIMAESLKLKVGIILNKIDLACETIRKDLETYYQPLGYPLLLTSKEDSKTYLQLKKTLNHQVSIFVGQSGVGKSSLIAGILPHEANILTAEISLNTQLGCHTTSNSRLYHLPSGGALIDSPGVRELGLWHMPLSEIVEGYREFKPFNTRCKFRNCNHQDTPGCAIILALLSGQISAKRYDNFIKITKQFLNNS, from the coding sequence ATGAGTAAAAGGCGAGTTAACAAACAGCAATCAGCCCGTATTGAAAAAAATCAAGCAAACTACCGCTCTGGCAAAATAGCTGATGGGACCTCTTTCCCTGGTCTTGTACTTACTCGCTTTAGTCGACATGCAGAGGTTGAAGATAGTTCGGGGAATCACATTCACTGCTCTATTCGTCCAAATATTGATTCTTTAGTCGCAGGTGACCGTATTATTTGGCAACCAGAAGGCGTTGACCAAGGGGTGATCGTAAGTCGCTTCCCACGTGAGTCAGTACTCGGACGCCCTGATAAAAGGGGAGAATTTAAACCTGTTGCAGCCAATATTACACAAATCATGGTTGTTGTTGCAGCAAAACCTGACTTATCCTGGGCTTTACTTGACAGCTATCTGATAATGGCAGAGTCTTTGAAATTAAAAGTGGGTATTATTCTTAATAAAATTGATTTGGCCTGTGAGACAATTCGCAAAGATTTAGAGACCTATTATCAGCCTCTCGGCTACCCATTATTGCTTACCAGTAAAGAGGATTCGAAAACTTATCTGCAACTAAAGAAAACGCTTAATCATCAGGTTAGCATTTTTGTTGGCCAGTCAGGGGTAGGGAAATCTTCATTGATAGCAGGCATTTTACCTCATGAAGCCAATATTCTAACTGCTGAGATATCGTTAAACACCCAATTAGGTTGTCACACCACAAGTAATTCACGTCTATACCACCTACCCAGTGGCGGAGCATTGATTGATTCTCCCGGTGTACGAGAATTAGGTCTATGGCATATGCCTTTAAGTGAAATAGTTGAAGGTTATCGCGAATTTAAACCTTTTAATACTCGGTGTAAATTTCGTAACTGCAATCATCAGGATACACCTGGTTGTGCGATCATTTTAGCACTGCTATCTGGTCAAATTTCGGCAAAACGCTATGATAATTTTATCAAAATTACTAAACAATTTTTAAATAATTCTTAA
- a CDS encoding multifunctional CCA addition/repair protein has product MKIYLVGGAVRDKLLGYPVKERDWVVVGATPKQMQELGYQQVGRDFPVFLHPKTKEEYALARMERKSAPGYYGFQCDFNPEVSLEDDLLRRDLTINAIAMDTNGHLIDPYHGEADLKAKLLRHVSPAFIEDPVRVLRVARFAARYHHLGFKLADETRALMYLMVKRGELNHLVAERVWQEWYRSLEEKNPEVFIKTLRACGALKVILPELDVLFGVPNHKKYHAEVDSGVHTLMVLENAVKLSTEPIVRFAALVHDLGKGVTPMAEWPRQVQHEIRGVAIIRDLCTRLRIPADYRKFAEMVSRFHLNIHRFFELKPGTKIKILEQTDAFRRPQLFEKLLLVCEADAKGRGAGKKDYPQAKNWHYLLKECAKISPQVFIAQGYQGEAIKQALHQKRVACAEQLEPNYEK; this is encoded by the coding sequence ATGAAAATATATCTGGTAGGAGGCGCAGTTCGAGATAAATTATTGGGCTATCCTGTCAAGGAGCGAGATTGGGTTGTTGTTGGGGCAACGCCTAAGCAGATGCAGGAATTAGGTTATCAACAAGTAGGACGAGATTTTCCTGTATTTTTGCATCCTAAAACGAAAGAAGAATATGCTTTAGCAAGGATGGAACGCAAGTCAGCTCCAGGGTATTACGGCTTCCAATGCGATTTTAATCCTGAGGTTAGTTTGGAAGATGATTTATTACGTCGGGATTTAACCATTAACGCCATAGCTATGGATACTAATGGTCATTTAATTGATCCTTATCATGGTGAGGCTGATTTAAAAGCAAAACTGTTAAGACATGTTTCTCCTGCTTTTATTGAGGATCCTGTTCGAGTTTTGCGCGTTGCTCGCTTTGCTGCACGTTACCATCATTTGGGATTTAAATTAGCGGATGAGACAAGAGCACTGATGTACCTTATGGTAAAACGAGGTGAATTAAACCATCTCGTTGCTGAGCGTGTGTGGCAAGAGTGGTATCGCAGCCTTGAAGAAAAAAATCCAGAGGTATTTATTAAAACTTTAAGGGCTTGTGGAGCTCTTAAGGTTATTTTACCTGAACTGGATGTCCTTTTTGGTGTTCCTAATCATAAAAAATATCATGCTGAAGTAGATAGCGGCGTGCATACATTGATGGTACTTGAAAATGCGGTAAAATTATCGACTGAACCAATAGTACGATTTGCAGCGCTCGTCCATGATTTAGGAAAGGGGGTAACGCCAATGGCAGAGTGGCCGAGACAGGTTCAACATGAAATCAGAGGAGTGGCTATTATCAGAGATTTGTGCACTCGGTTGCGCATCCCGGCTGATTATCGCAAGTTTGCCGAAATGGTATCGCGATTTCATTTAAATATTCACCGCTTTTTTGAACTTAAACCAGGCACAAAAATTAAAATTCTGGAACAAACCGATGCGTTTCGACGCCCCCAGTTATTTGAAAAATTATTACTGGTCTGTGAGGCAGATGCAAAAGGACGAGGGGCAGGAAAAAAAGACTATCCACAGGCTAAAAATTGGCATTATTTATTGAAAGAATGTGCGAAAATATCGCCACAGGTATTTATAGCGCAGGGGTATCAGGGTGAGGCCATAAAACAAGCGTTGCATCAAAAGCGCGTTGCCTGTGCTGAACAATTGGAACCTAACTATGAAAAATAA
- a CDS encoding right-handed parallel beta-helix repeat-containing protein: protein MFAGGYHFSFKEAQDINGIIGGVEMPLNQYFTVSVRDSYDRVQKNTALLTLRLTLGGIAKSEQPNIHERLLDPIPRHLGTWNTGAGIPTQQAYVNTGVQVLTRDNIWFFSSSGAPFVAANGLSNCTFENKCNSTSFNQLTLDAIDSFSPNANFYLGPATYGTLNSVSSMRSHTTALLSTLSLNEGQSIYGRNGDYKARQNETIIGSLILSGNDTIDSVTLLNNNGENLAGLIIRGSNIRITNSKIGQYSNLTGYRSAIEIEGANNITIESSDVIAFLENKESLIGTPSGIFVHNSTNIHLLNNNILVEATQNIDDPAIAQGIVIFQSKNVEIKNRRLDVNAYNSGGEQAFAEGILLEDSQVTIFKSSLSPERLPEEMLRHPNIDPKVPAAFNVEAHSIGGVNSLGSTALGVYAERSSASINYNLGISPSIGEARDTIQVTAENIGGESNDVGAFGFFVINSTVSVKGIHLNVDAIDINGNGSVFASGYEVGGFTGLAY from the coding sequence TTGTTTGCAGGTGGCTATCATTTTTCCTTTAAGGAAGCACAAGATATCAATGGCATCATTGGTGGAGTGGAAATGCCTCTTAATCAATATTTTACCGTCTCCGTGCGTGATAGCTATGACAGAGTCCAAAAAAATACTGCATTATTGACACTTCGCCTCACGTTAGGAGGTATTGCCAAAAGCGAGCAACCCAATATTCATGAACGCCTACTGGATCCAATACCACGGCATCTGGGGACCTGGAATACAGGCGCTGGTATTCCAACCCAACAGGCTTACGTTAATACCGGTGTACAGGTACTTACTCGTGATAATATTTGGTTTTTCAGCAGTAGTGGCGCTCCTTTTGTCGCCGCCAATGGCTTGAGCAATTGTACCTTTGAAAACAAATGTAACAGTACTTCTTTTAATCAATTAACTCTCGATGCCATCGATAGTTTTTCACCTAATGCCAATTTTTATCTTGGTCCAGCTACATATGGTACTCTCAATAGCGTTTCATCTATGCGCTCGCATACCACTGCATTACTTTCTACCCTTTCATTGAACGAAGGACAATCCATTTACGGTCGCAATGGTGATTACAAAGCGCGACAGAATGAAACCATCATAGGGTCTCTCATTCTTTCAGGAAACGATACGATCGATTCAGTCACCCTACTCAATAACAATGGAGAAAATCTAGCCGGTTTAATTATCCGTGGTTCGAACATCCGTATTACTAATTCGAAGATTGGCCAATACAGCAATCTAACTGGATATCGTTCTGCCATTGAAATTGAAGGGGCCAACAATATCACTATAGAAAGTAGCGATGTGATAGCTTTTTTAGAAAATAAAGAGTCACTTATTGGCACTCCTTCCGGTATTTTCGTGCACAACTCCACTAATATTCATTTATTAAATAATAATATTCTGGTAGAAGCGACACAAAATATAGATGATCCTGCTATTGCACAAGGAATTGTGATATTCCAAAGTAAGAATGTAGAAATTAAAAACAGACGTCTAGATGTAAATGCTTATAATTCAGGCGGTGAACAGGCTTTCGCTGAAGGTATTCTTCTAGAAGATAGTCAAGTAACTATCTTTAAGTCATCCTTGTCTCCTGAAAGACTCCCGGAAGAAATGCTTCGTCATCCTAATATTGATCCAAAGGTTCCCGCAGCGTTTAATGTTGAAGCACATAGTATAGGAGGAGTAAACAGCCTTGGTAGTACTGCTTTGGGTGTATATGCTGAGCGCAGCTCTGCTTCAATTAATTATAACTTGGGTATATCTCCTTCCATTGGTGAAGCCAGGGATACTATTCAAGTCACCGCAGAAAATATTGGTGGAGAATCAAATGACGTTGGAGCTTTCGGTTTCTTCGTCATTAATAGTACAGTCTCTGTGAAAGGAATTCATTTGAATGTTGACGCTATTGATATTAATGGTAATGGCTCTGTTTTTGCATCAGGGTATGAAGTGGGCGGTTTTACCGGCCTAGCATATTAG
- a CDS encoding epoxyqueuosine reductase QueH: MIEREQLVLPNGADKLLLHSCCAPCSGEVMEALLASKINFSIFFYNPNIHPVQEYEIRKQENIAFAKKHNIPFIDADYDKDNWFARVRGLEWEPERGKRCTACFDMRFERTALYAFEHGFTVISSSLGISRWKDMNQINDSGTRAASRYPNMIYWTYNWRKNGGAERMYQIAKRENFYKQEYCGCVYSLRDTNLWRKKNERERIKIGMNYYGNDKNTAPSSDNQETE, from the coding sequence ATGATTGAACGTGAACAATTAGTATTACCCAATGGTGCTGATAAATTATTGCTTCACTCTTGCTGTGCTCCTTGTTCAGGCGAAGTGATGGAGGCTTTATTGGCTTCAAAAATTAATTTTTCCATATTTTTTTATAATCCTAACATTCACCCTGTACAAGAATACGAAATCAGAAAACAGGAAAACATAGCTTTTGCTAAAAAGCACAATATCCCTTTTATTGATGCTGATTATGATAAGGACAATTGGTTTGCCCGAGTTAGGGGTCTGGAATGGGAGCCTGAGCGCGGCAAGCGTTGTACGGCTTGTTTTGATATGCGATTTGAGCGCACAGCGCTTTATGCGTTTGAGCATGGCTTTACTGTAATCAGCAGTTCCTTAGGAATTTCACGCTGGAAAGATATGAATCAAATTAATGATTCAGGTACACGCGCAGCCAGCCGCTATCCCAATATGATCTATTGGACTTATAATTGGCGTAAAAATGGTGGCGCAGAGCGCATGTATCAAATTGCCAAACGCGAAAATTTTTACAAGCAGGAGTACTGTGGTTGTGTTTATTCATTGCGCGATACCAATCTTTGGCGTAAAAAAAATGAGCGAGAACGCATTAAAATTGGTATGAATTATTACGGTAATGATAAAAATACAGCTCCGTCTTCTGATAATCAGGAGACAGAATGA
- a CDS encoding heme biosynthesis protein HemY: protein MIRIIIIFLVLLVSVWIGVQLNRDPGYLLIALNHWTIETNLWVAILGLILAFFLLHTLLLIVSKITHIPEAFRHWQTKRRMQKAQAKTQQGLIEFSEGHWAQAKNYLIKALPDTDSPLLNYLTAARAAQEMGDHNLRDDYLREAQQSMPDAKIAVELTQAQLQLANKQWEQALATLRHLQDLAPNHPYVLKLLMRLYKEVKDWQQLIALLPALKKNQVLSDKAFHLLRHQAYQGAIAELAKSAEIEPLNKLIANLPKDLRNDPELITIYCNALLEQHQDAQVEPILRHILRKTFNEKLINLYGQLKLGDKPLIFAESLVKKHPDSAELYLCLGRLSMTNNLWGKARHYFEKSISISPCSETYAELGKLLECLNNQAEACEAYRQGLLLSLNGGNLGNL from the coding sequence ATGATACGTATAATAATAATTTTTTTGGTTTTACTTGTTTCAGTATGGATAGGTGTACAGTTAAATCGGGACCCCGGCTATTTACTAATTGCCCTTAATCACTGGACAATAGAAACTAATTTATGGGTGGCAATTTTAGGGTTAATCCTCGCTTTTTTCCTACTGCATACACTTCTGCTAATTGTAAGCAAAATTACCCACATTCCGGAAGCATTTCGTCATTGGCAAACTAAACGCCGCATGCAAAAAGCTCAGGCTAAAACCCAACAGGGCTTAATTGAATTTAGTGAGGGGCATTGGGCTCAAGCTAAGAATTATTTAATTAAAGCTCTCCCTGATACCGATTCGCCTTTGTTAAATTACTTAACCGCCGCGCGTGCTGCACAAGAAATGGGCGATCATAATTTACGTGATGATTATCTACGTGAAGCTCAACAATCCATGCCTGATGCCAAAATCGCAGTTGAGCTGACTCAAGCTCAGTTACAGTTGGCGAATAAACAATGGGAACAGGCACTTGCCACACTGCGACATTTGCAAGACTTAGCCCCTAATCATCCTTATGTGCTTAAATTGTTAATGCGACTTTATAAAGAAGTGAAAGACTGGCAGCAATTAATTGCTTTATTGCCCGCTTTAAAAAAAAATCAGGTACTTTCGGACAAAGCATTTCATTTATTACGTCACCAAGCTTATCAGGGAGCTATCGCCGAGCTTGCAAAATCCGCTGAAATTGAACCTTTAAATAAGCTGATAGCTAACTTACCGAAAGACTTGCGCAATGATCCAGAACTGATAACCATTTACTGCAATGCTTTATTAGAGCAACATCAAGATGCACAAGTTGAACCAATCCTTCGCCATATTCTGCGAAAAACATTTAATGAAAAATTAATTAATTTGTATGGCCAGTTAAAACTGGGAGACAAGCCTTTAATTTTTGCCGAATCACTGGTTAAGAAACATCCCGATTCTGCTGAATTGTATCTATGCCTGGGACGATTGAGTATGACTAATAATTTGTGGGGCAAAGCTCGACATTATTTTGAAAAAAGCATTAGCATTAGCCCCTGTTCCGAAACTTATGCAGAACTCGGAAAATTACTTGAATGCCTTAATAATCAAGCAGAGGCTTGCGAGGCTTATCGTCAAGGATTATTATTATCATTAAATGGGGGTAATCTAGGTAATCTTTAA
- a CDS encoding inverse autotransporter beta domain-containing protein yields MRYFAPPLTFLSLSILLANTAVHADFSPRPFPFIPRALGEVYFGDRTLGEADAMLPFYGNQDGIFYVDGLGKIGSDDGSLESIGAGYRGIHNNTFLWGVYTFGDFNRVDRGPRFSVVNPGLEFMTNLWDVHVNGYFPTSNKKFRAHS; encoded by the coding sequence ATGCGCTACTTCGCCCCACCATTGACTTTCTTAAGTCTTTCTATTTTACTTGCCAATACCGCAGTACATGCAGACTTCAGCCCCAGACCTTTTCCTTTTATACCACGGGCCTTAGGTGAGGTTTACTTTGGAGACAGGACACTGGGCGAAGCGGATGCCATGTTACCGTTTTATGGGAATCAGGATGGCATCTTCTATGTAGACGGACTGGGAAAAATTGGTAGTGATGATGGTTCGTTGGAAAGTATTGGCGCAGGCTATCGTGGTATTCATAATAATACTTTCTTATGGGGTGTCTATACTTTCGGTGATTTTAACCGTGTTGATCGGGGGCCGCGTTTTTCTGTCGTTAACCCCGGGCTAGAATTCATGACGAATCTATGGGACGTCCATGTTAACGGCTATTTTCCCACGTCAAACAAAAAATTCAGAGCACATTCTTAG
- the orn gene encoding oligoribonuclease, whose amino-acid sequence MKNNDNLVWIDLEMTGLDPEKDRIIEIATIVTDSQLTILAEGPVLAIHQDEALIAGMDEWNTKQHNQSGLVKRVRESTVDEAEAQRQTIDFLKSYVDKGKSPMCGNSICQDRRFLYKYMPELAAYFHYRNLDVSTLKELVKRWRPQLMNGVTKESKHLALDDIKDSIVELAYYRQHFINIPSSES is encoded by the coding sequence ATGAAAAATAATGATAATTTAGTCTGGATTGATTTAGAGATGACAGGGCTTGATCCAGAAAAAGACAGGATTATTGAAATAGCCACAATAGTTACTGATTCACAATTAACTATTTTAGCTGAAGGACCAGTATTGGCCATTCATCAGGATGAGGCTTTAATCGCCGGTATGGATGAATGGAATACCAAACAACATAATCAATCCGGATTAGTAAAACGAGTTAGAGAATCAACGGTTGATGAGGCGGAGGCACAGCGACAAACTATTGATTTTCTCAAAAGTTATGTGGATAAGGGTAAGTCGCCTATGTGTGGCAACAGTATTTGCCAGGATAGACGATTCTTATATAAATACATGCCTGAATTAGCGGCTTATTTTCATTACCGTAATCTCGATGTTAGTACTCTAAAAGAATTAGTCAAAAGATGGCGGCCGCAGCTTATGAATGGAGTGACTAAGGAATCAAAACATTTAGCGCTGGATGACATTAAAGACTCTATTGTGGAATTAGCTTATTACCGTCAACATTTTATTAATATACCGAGTAGTGAATCATGA
- a CDS encoding right-handed parallel beta-helix repeat-containing protein: protein MINLVEETGNGVDGVIGLTPPDTSYLRLFAGGYHFSFKEAQDINGIIGGVEMPLNQYFTVSVRDSYDRVQKNTALLTLRLTLGGIAKSEQPNIHERLLDPIPRHLGTWNTGAGIPTQQAYVNTGVQVLTRDNIWFFSSSGAPFVAANGLSNCTFENKCNSTSFNQLTLDAIDSFSPNANFYLGPATYGTLNSVSSMRSHTTALLSTLSLNEGQSIYGRNGDYKARQNETIIGSLILSGNDTIDSVTLLNNNGENLAGLIIRGSNIRITNSKIGQYSNLTGYRSAIEIEGANNVTIESSDVIAFLEDRDIFDGAPIGILVQSSTDIHLLNNNILVEATQNISDFATAQGIVIFQSKDVEIQNKRLDVKTFSSGGEVAFATGIQLVESQATILKSLLYPERLPEEMIRHPNIDPLVPAAFNVEAHTVGGENNFSTAIGIEVRRSTALINYNLNISPSIGEARDKIQVTAENIGGNSNIVGAFGMIIFEGRASVKGVHLNVDAIDMNGNGSVFASGYEVGGFTSPSILALSPSVNTIRATTNNSTATLDAMGINVYEGGEIAPGYDINQFFIVTENGQRVFPPIRIIS, encoded by the coding sequence TTGATAAATCTAGTTGAAGAAACAGGCAATGGCGTTGATGGCGTCATCGGTTTAACCCCACCAGACACAAGTTACCTTCGATTGTTTGCAGGTGGCTATCATTTTTCCTTTAAGGAAGCACAAGATATCAATGGCATCATTGGTGGAGTGGAAATGCCTCTTAATCAATATTTTACCGTCTCCGTGCGTGATAGCTATGACAGAGTCCAAAAAAATACTGCATTATTGACACTTCGCCTCACGTTAGGAGGTATTGCCAAAAGCGAGCAACCCAATATTCATGAACGCCTACTGGATCCAATACCACGGCATCTGGGGACCTGGAATACAGGCGCTGGTATTCCAACCCAACAGGCTTACGTTAATACCGGTGTACAGGTACTTACTCGTGATAATATTTGGTTTTTCAGCAGTAGTGGCGCTCCTTTTGTCGCCGCCAATGGCTTGAGCAATTGTACCTTTGAAAACAAATGTAACAGTACTTCTTTTAATCAATTAACTCTCGATGCCATCGATAGTTTTTCACCTAATGCCAATTTTTATCTTGGTCCAGCTACATATGGTACTCTCAATAGCGTTTCATCTATGCGCTCGCATACCACTGCATTACTTTCTACCCTTTCATTGAACGAAGGACAATCCATTTACGGTCGCAATGGTGATTACAAAGCGCGACAGAATGAAACCATCATAGGGTCTCTCATTCTTTCAGGAAACGATACGATCGATTCAGTCACCCTACTCAATAACAATGGAGAAAATCTAGCCGGTTTAATTATCCGTGGTTCGAACATCCGTATTACTAATTCGAAGATTGGCCAATACAGCAATCTAACTGGATATCGTTCTGCCATTGAAATTGAAGGGGCCAACAATGTCACTATAGAAAGTAGCGATGTGATAGCTTTTTTAGAAGACAGAGATATATTTGATGGCGCCCCAATCGGTATTTTAGTGCAAAGCTCTACTGATATTCATTTGTTAAATAATAATATCTTGGTAGAAGCGACACAAAATATATCTGATTTTGCTACCGCACAAGGAATTGTAATATTCCAAAGTAAGGATGTTGAGATTCAAAACAAACGCTTGGATGTAAAAACCTTCAGCTCAGGCGGTGAAGTAGCTTTCGCTACAGGAATCCAGCTAGTAGAAAGCCAGGCAACTATACTAAAGTCATTATTGTATCCTGAAAGACTACCAGAAGAAATGATTCGTCATCCCAATATTGATCCATTAGTTCCCGCTGCATTCAATGTTGAAGCACACACTGTAGGAGGAGAAAATAATTTTAGTACCGCTATTGGTATAGAAGTTAGACGCAGTACTGCTCTAATTAATTATAACTTAAATATATCTCCTTCCATTGGTGAAGCCAGAGATAAAATTCAAGTTACCGCAGAAAATATTGGCGGAAATTCGAACATCGTTGGGGCATTTGGCATGATTATTTTTGAAGGCAGGGCCTCTGTAAAAGGAGTTCATTTGAATGTTGATGCGATTGATATGAACGGCAATGGCTCTGTTTTTGCATCAGGGTATGAAGTGGGCGGTTTTACCAGCCCTAGTATATTAGCTCTTTCTCCCAGTGTTAATACCATTCGCGCAACAACAAATAACAGCACAGCAACTCTCGATGCCATGGGTATAAATGTTTACGAAGGTGGAGAAATAGCACCGGGTTATGACATTAATCAATTTTTTATTGTTACTGAAAACGGGCAACGCGTTTTCCCTCCAATCCGTATTATTTCCTAG
- a CDS encoding cation diffusion facilitator family transporter, producing the protein MIFHQPNNEEHNHPHAHSHHHVSEFNGAFLIAIIANGVFVICQIIFAYLANSTSLLADAVHNLGDVLSLILAWIANGLLKRLPTHHTTYGMKKTSILAALANGVLLVFTCGIIATEAMYKLFSPTEIQAVSVIIVASIGIVVNGATAALFLRGTDDLNIRGAFLHLLYDALISVGVVIAAVILYFTNWLWIDPIVGLLIAVIIIKGTWSLFADSFHLIIDAVPRGISWMDVRDSLQAEPGVKEVHDLHIWALSTKENALSVHLYMPETPLSDEARQVLVKMLRDKHQIHHATIQVERNLTFCEDACKPILSSIIS; encoded by the coding sequence ATGATCTTTCATCAGCCTAACAATGAAGAGCATAATCACCCTCATGCGCATTCTCATCATCATGTGTCGGAATTTAATGGGGCGTTTTTAATTGCAATTATTGCAAATGGTGTATTTGTTATCTGTCAGATTATTTTTGCCTATCTTGCCAACTCTACCAGTTTGTTAGCCGATGCAGTCCATAATTTAGGTGATGTACTTAGCTTGATTTTGGCCTGGATAGCCAATGGTTTATTAAAACGTCTGCCCACCCATCATACCACCTATGGAATGAAGAAAACCTCCATTCTGGCAGCTCTGGCAAACGGTGTCCTGCTGGTATTTACCTGTGGCATTATTGCTACGGAAGCCATGTATAAATTGTTTTCTCCTACCGAAATTCAAGCGGTTTCTGTCATCATTGTTGCCAGTATAGGTATCGTGGTTAATGGCGCAACTGCAGCTTTATTTTTACGCGGTACAGATGATTTGAATATACGAGGTGCTTTTTTACATTTACTCTATGACGCTTTGATTTCAGTCGGTGTGGTGATTGCAGCCGTTATTCTTTATTTCACTAACTGGTTGTGGATTGATCCTATTGTTGGGTTACTGATTGCTGTCATAATTATTAAAGGAACCTGGTCGTTGTTTGCTGATAGTTTCCATTTGATAATCGATGCAGTTCCTCGTGGTATTTCCTGGATGGACGTTCGGGATTCTTTGCAAGCAGAACCTGGGGTTAAGGAAGTTCATGACTTGCACATCTGGGCTTTAAGTACCAAGGAAAATGCGCTCTCGGTGCATCTTTATATGCCAGAAACACCATTAAGTGATGAAGCGAGACAGGTGCTGGTTAAGATGTTGCGTGACAAACATCAAATTCATCACGCAACGATTCAGGTAGAACGTAATTTAACGTTTTGTGAAGATGCTTGTAAGCCCATTCTTAGCTCAATCATTTCATGA